The Candidatus Poribacteria bacterium genome contains a region encoding:
- a CDS encoding HlyC/CorC family transporter, which translates to MSERCPLPPPIILPSRLQRIGVYIWLFVGSGALVAWAQTAEPVTQGSAMVWAYSGLCAVCVVLSAVMSGSETAFLTANRARITALAEAGNRRARALLELYAVPERTQTTTLVGNNIVNVSATAFSLMLIETAAANMQPQFRDTLNTLAVTPLLLVFGEILPKSIARSRPDIFLNRVEPLLAMLDWALRPVSFVVLQFAYVLMKLTGQEGEAEIVTREDLRLLAEMSESEGVIHQEQRRMIHAVLDLDQQRVEQVMRPLADIVSVAEGTPFDAFLDLVAETGHSRIPVYCDRIDNITGTIHILDVVYAEASAETIDGFIRRELLFVPETKRVATLLAELRYRRNPMAFVVDEYGGIVGLVTVEDLVEEIVGEIRDERDRAGDAVQLNARTMSLECDGKMEIDALNDELDKAGIRIPPGDYETVGGFIVHALDKIPRTNDVAETDDLLFIVVAADARSVQRVRIVRKRARDSRRPLSTES; encoded by the coding sequence ATGAGCGAACGCTGCCCACTGCCTCCGCCGATCATCCTCCCCAGCCGATTGCAGAGGATCGGCGTCTACATCTGGCTGTTCGTCGGGTCGGGCGCGCTCGTCGCGTGGGCTCAGACGGCAGAGCCTGTGACGCAAGGTTCCGCGATGGTCTGGGCTTACAGCGGGCTGTGTGCCGTGTGCGTTGTGCTTTCTGCGGTGATGTCCGGCTCGGAGACAGCCTTCCTCACCGCCAATCGCGCCCGCATCACCGCGCTCGCAGAAGCGGGGAACCGCCGAGCTCGGGCTCTGCTCGAGCTTTATGCCGTGCCGGAGCGCACGCAGACGACGACGCTCGTTGGGAACAACATCGTCAACGTCAGCGCGACGGCATTCTCTCTCATGCTGATCGAGACAGCAGCCGCCAATATGCAGCCGCAGTTTCGCGACACGCTGAACACTCTCGCGGTGACGCCGCTGTTGCTGGTATTCGGCGAGATCCTTCCCAAGTCGATTGCGCGAAGCCGTCCGGACATCTTCCTGAACCGCGTCGAGCCCCTGCTGGCGATGCTCGACTGGGCGCTGCGACCGGTGTCGTTCGTCGTGCTTCAGTTCGCGTACGTCCTGATGAAGCTGACCGGGCAGGAGGGCGAAGCCGAGATCGTCACGCGCGAGGATTTGCGGCTCCTCGCCGAGATGAGCGAATCCGAAGGCGTCATCCACCAAGAGCAGCGGAGGATGATCCACGCGGTTCTCGACCTGGACCAGCAACGCGTCGAGCAGGTGATGCGTCCTCTCGCCGACATCGTCTCGGTGGCAGAGGGAACGCCGTTCGATGCGTTTCTCGACCTCGTCGCCGAGACCGGGCACTCGCGGATCCCCGTTTACTGCGACCGGATCGACAACATCACCGGGACCATCCACATCCTCGACGTCGTGTATGCCGAGGCGAGCGCCGAGACCATCGACGGGTTCATCCGGCGGGAGCTCCTCTTCGTGCCGGAGACCAAGCGCGTTGCGACGCTCCTGGCGGAGCTGCGCTACCGGCGGAACCCGATGGCGTTCGTCGTCGACGAATACGGCGGCATCGTCGGGCTGGTCACCGTCGAAGACCTTGTCGAGGAGATCGTCGGCGAGATACGGGACGAACGCGACCGAGCCGGCGACGCCGTCCAGCTCAACGCGCGGACGATGTCGCTGGAGTGCGACGGCAAGATGGAGATCGATGCTCTCAACGACGAGCTCGACAAGGCGGGCATCCGAATCCCGCCCGGCGATTACGAGACGGTGGGCGGGTTCATCGTCCACGCGCTCGACAAGATTCCCCGCACCAACGATGTCGCCGAGACGGACGACCTGCTATTCATCGTGGTAGCGGCGGACGCCCGAAGCGTCCAGCGCGTTCGCATCGTCCGCAAGCGCGCGCGGGACAGCCGAAGACCCCTATCGACGGAATCCTAG
- a CDS encoding DUF1844 domain-containing protein: protein MSDRQEPERQAPKPPPASFLGLVEMFVSQAYMGMGGVQDPKTGKPLIELDFAKHAIDMLEVLENKTKGNLTAPERNYLENVLYELRMRFVRVSQNPPEVDATPDKADAPEPEPAESGETAPEPGEKDDG from the coding sequence ATGTCGGACAGACAAGAACCCGAACGTCAGGCTCCCAAGCCGCCGCCCGCCAGCTTTCTCGGACTCGTCGAGATGTTCGTGAGCCAAGCCTACATGGGCATGGGCGGCGTCCAGGACCCCAAGACGGGCAAGCCGCTCATCGAGCTGGACTTCGCCAAGCATGCCATCGACATGCTGGAAGTGCTGGAGAACAAGACGAAGGGAAACCTGACCGCGCCGGAACGGAACTACCTCGAAAACGTGCTCTACGAGCTGCGGATGCGGTTCGTCCGTGTGTCCCAGAACCCGCCGGAAGTCGACGCAACGCCCGATAAGGCGGACGCGCCAGAGCCCGAGCCCGCCGAGTCGGGAGAGACCGCGCCAGAGCCCGGGGAGAAGGACGATGGCTAG
- the amrB gene encoding AmmeMemoRadiSam system protein B: MARRDAGDAPYARPAAVAGKFYTASQAALRSQVTRMLGGEPDELSGELRGVIVPHAGYVFSGAIAARAFRQVMGRSYDTVVLLGPSHYYRFDGAAVHARGSFQTPLGDVLIDEAFCADLLADPLFHDSPAIHAPEHDIEVQLPFLQEALSGPFSIVPVVMQDFSDANCGRVADGLSEVLAGRSALFVVTTDLAHYPAYEDAVESDQAMVRAIESFEGDEVRRRSDDYMSRSIRSLHCTMCGTGPVIAGMGVARNLGAAGVQTLQYANSGDVPIGGRDQVVGYVASAFVAGSTDGQSRSSQQQSIAQVLGGSADLLGVETQRALLRMARETIERHVQSQAPIPPERYASSGDVAADLRKRRGAFVTLHKGGQLRGCIGHIENDLPLSQVIPHMAIAAATEDPRFRRVMPPELAELDVEISVLTPPRRVMNLDEIEVGRHGLIVRQGRRAGLLLPQVATEQNWNRAQFLAYTCVKAGLQPDAFGDESTVVECFEAQVFSADTVESSTARQDHK, from the coding sequence ATGGCTAGACGGGATGCGGGAGACGCCCCGTACGCGCGCCCGGCAGCCGTCGCGGGCAAGTTCTACACGGCGTCGCAGGCGGCGCTGCGCAGTCAGGTCACGCGCATGCTGGGGGGCGAGCCGGACGAGCTCTCCGGCGAACTGCGGGGCGTCATCGTGCCTCACGCGGGCTACGTCTTTTCGGGAGCCATCGCGGCGCGGGCGTTCCGCCAAGTGATGGGCAGGAGCTACGACACGGTCGTTCTTCTGGGACCCAGCCACTACTACCGGTTCGACGGCGCGGCGGTTCACGCGCGAGGGTCGTTCCAGACGCCGCTGGGCGACGTGCTGATCGACGAGGCGTTCTGCGCCGATCTGCTGGCGGACCCGCTCTTCCACGACTCGCCGGCGATCCACGCGCCCGAGCACGACATCGAGGTTCAGCTTCCCTTCCTCCAGGAAGCCCTGTCGGGACCCTTCTCCATTGTCCCGGTCGTCATGCAGGACTTCTCGGACGCCAACTGTGGACGAGTCGCTGATGGGCTCTCGGAAGTCCTCGCCGGACGGAGCGCGCTCTTCGTCGTGACGACCGACCTGGCGCATTACCCAGCCTACGAGGACGCCGTCGAATCGGATCAGGCGATGGTGCGCGCCATCGAGAGCTTCGAGGGAGACGAGGTGCGGCGCCGGTCCGACGACTACATGTCGCGGAGCATTCGGAGCCTGCACTGCACGATGTGCGGCACGGGGCCCGTGATCGCTGGAATGGGGGTCGCGCGGAACCTCGGCGCGGCGGGCGTTCAGACGCTTCAGTACGCGAACTCCGGCGACGTGCCGATCGGAGGGCGCGATCAGGTCGTCGGGTACGTCGCGTCGGCGTTCGTCGCCGGTTCCACCGACGGACAGTCCCGGTCATCCCAGCAGCAGTCCATCGCGCAGGTATTGGGCGGCTCTGCTGACCTGCTGGGCGTCGAGACCCAGCGGGCTCTCCTGAGAATGGCGCGTGAGACCATCGAACGGCACGTCCAAAGCCAAGCTCCCATCCCACCGGAGCGATACGCGAGCTCCGGCGACGTCGCCGCCGACCTGCGCAAGCGGCGGGGGGCGTTCGTGACGCTCCACAAGGGCGGGCAGCTGCGCGGGTGCATCGGGCATATCGAGAACGACCTGCCGCTGTCGCAAGTCATCCCGCACATGGCGATCGCTGCCGCTACGGAGGACCCGCGCTTCAGGCGCGTCATGCCGCCGGAACTGGCGGAGCTCGACGTGGAGATCAGCGTCCTGACGCCGCCGCGCCGCGTGATGAACCTCGACGAGATCGAAGTGGGCAGGCACGGACTGATCGTCCGTCAGGGACGCCGCGCGGGGCTTCTTCTGCCGCAGGTGGCGACCGAACAAAACTGGAACCGCGCGCAATTCCTCGCCTATACTTGTGTGAAAGCCGGGCTGCAGCCGGATGCCTTCGGCGACGAGAGCACCGTCGTCGAGTGTTTCGAGGCTCAGGTGTTCTCCGCCGACACGGTCGAGTCGTCGACGGCGCGGCAAGACCACAAGTAG